One window of Cervus elaphus chromosome 6, mCerEla1.1, whole genome shotgun sequence genomic DNA carries:
- the LOC122696539 gene encoding zinc finger protein 106-like, producing MHLTKELHSQESSLLLSENHNAQESNGEGNSLSSNASSALANSSLADAATDSSCTSGAEQNDGQNVRKKRRATGDGSSPELPSLERKNKRRKIKGKKERSQVDQLLSISLREEELSKSLQCMDNNLLQARAALQTAYVEVQRLLVLKQQITMEMSALRTHRIQILQGLQETYEPSERPDQVPSNLTREQKNVRSQTSTDGTLLPSPFFPNFLEPLSSHVSPSSTGTPLQAITSSFQAHGSVPAPDSSVQIKQEPMSPEQEETVNAVSQGSACSLSKELLQANRLPW from the exons ATGCATTTGACAAAAGAGCTGCACAGCCAGGAGAGCTCTCTACTACTTTCAGAGAATCACAATGCCCAGGAGagtaatggagaaggaaactcTTTATCATCAAATGCATCCTCAGCACTCGCAAACTCCAGTTTGGCAGATGCAGCCACGGACAGCAGCTGTACCTCTGGTGCTGAACAGAATGATGGGCAGAATGTTAGAAAGAAACGAAGAGCCACTGGAGATGGATCTTCTCCTGAACTGCCAAGtcttgagagaaaaaataaaagaaggaaaattaaaggaaagaaagaacgtTCTCAGGTTGACCAGCTGCTGAGTATTTCTTTAAGAGAGGAAGAACTAAGTAAATCATTGCAGTGCATGGATAACAATCTTCTGCAAGCTCGTGCAGCACTTCAGACAGCTTATGTTGAAGTTCAGAGGCTACTTGTGCTTAAGCAGCAGATAACTATGGAGATGAGTGCCCTGAGGACCCATAGAATACAGATTCTACAGGGATTGCAAGAAACATATGAACCTTCTGAACGTCCAGACCAGGTTCCCTCTAACCTTACACGAGAACAGAAGAATGTTAGATCTCAAACATCTACTGATGGCACACTTCTGCCTAGTCCTTTTTTCCCGAATTTCCTGGAACCTCTATCTTCCCACGTGTCTCCATCATCCACTGGAACCCCTCTCCAAGCAATCACATCTTCTTTCCAAGCTCATGGCAGTGTTCCTGCTCCAGACTCATCAGTTCAGATTAAAcaagaacccatgtctcctgaacaAGAAGAGACTGTGAATGCTGTATCGCAAGGCTCTGCTTGCAGTCTGTCCAAGGAATTACTGCAAGCTAATA gacttccctggtga